One Stenotrophomonas oahuensis genomic region harbors:
- a CDS encoding DUF6229 family protein has protein sequence MAVTKGRSSSNALIATTQGESGMQLNDDVVSGWLNGADSVDGCDNPAGSLFIYGQQATDAALTHAAPMLATGGAATLCTTTASVVNNCLCC, from the coding sequence ATGGCCGTAACGAAAGGACGTTCATCATCGAACGCCCTCATCGCAACAACACAAGGAGAAAGCGGAATGCAACTGAATGACGACGTCGTTTCAGGCTGGCTCAACGGTGCCGACAGCGTAGATGGCTGCGACAATCCGGCCGGTTCCCTTTTCATCTATGGCCAGCAGGCAACCGACGCTGCATTGACCCACGCTGCCCCGATGCTCGCCACCGGCGGTGCTGCCACCCTGTGCACCACCACCGCTTCTGTGGTGAACAACTGCCTTTGTTGCTGA
- a CDS encoding type 2 lanthipeptide synthetase LanM family protein: MTVATAAETFSRIVHHRLSAHRTQLQTGLQQLSPGLASEEVERLFEQAYAALHANAQLKLNRVLLLELHAGVRSGQITATSTSEQLQQFEAWAATPSFAAHVAHRYPPLDARLDGVADAYTRAVIELATHIADDREALRTLLQVPAGKLLKVAFGSGDTHGGGRAVAAVTFEGGTVMYKPRSLRIDVVLDAFLEAVFPNDPLRVRIPRVLDRGAHGWAAFAAHRYCNDDAQLARYYQGLGHWLAVLRLIGGTDIHLENLIAVGATPVVIDAESVFCLPIEMAASGYGHAHDLAAMLMRNSVLRTGIVPFRTSGLGMDGVDLSAAGALPGEQPKVRVPVLMEDANTPPRLGMMETDFAPAQNHPSPRPDVSRFWDEISSGFMAASSRLRELDHSGRLDDLLAPFAGCEVREIKRPTMAYAEIGRMLWHPASLHNEPAAVERALDLLVRNAAISPAASAEPAEVLQEIDDMRFGDIPLFSAVLDAGRIATVVDNWRAMRIDLEEVTIRSTLVATDLNEHAMVRAEARDGFSYAAKAPHGDALEARRRRQAAEAVNNLIRLSVRGNDGTMTWITPEITQTGWTVRPVQPDVYFGLGGIAFSLAAYHQEVQQGRADAAPGVEAAMNGAIALYLRMCALDLPDVGGGLVGAGSRVWTLLALHDLLGRADLLDAARSAAATLERTDFAEVPKYEMLDGVSGAIVPLIGLAEATGEVRWLSIAATAARRLQATAIVDAGGARWPSPQFDEPIGGFGHGALGIGWALARLALTEAGTVEDRAAWQTLAEGAFAFQDALFEPETGRWHDLHLKDGQKTFPTWCHGSVGMGLAAADLYARTGDPAYLRDLRRAVADANGRWGFSHTLCHGDLSTRELLVKAAQLDPQGCPYPVDTAAMEVISSIEEHRGMVGGLTRAAFTPGLMIGLAGAVYGFCRMHPDCNLPSPLLLERAASASTLPSTERLKASGTEPVPA; this comes from the coding sequence ATGACCGTCGCAACTGCCGCCGAAACCTTTTCGCGCATCGTGCACCATCGGCTTTCCGCGCACCGCACCCAATTACAGACCGGATTGCAGCAGCTCTCCCCTGGGCTCGCGTCAGAAGAAGTTGAACGCCTGTTCGAACAGGCCTATGCCGCCCTGCATGCCAATGCGCAGCTGAAGCTCAATCGCGTGCTGCTGCTGGAACTGCACGCCGGCGTGCGCAGCGGCCAGATTACCGCGACCAGCACGTCGGAGCAACTGCAGCAGTTCGAAGCCTGGGCCGCGACACCCTCCTTCGCCGCCCACGTGGCGCATCGCTATCCCCCACTGGATGCGCGCCTGGACGGAGTTGCGGATGCGTACACCCGCGCCGTGATTGAACTGGCCACGCATATCGCTGACGACCGCGAGGCGCTGCGCACACTGCTGCAGGTGCCCGCCGGCAAGCTCCTTAAAGTGGCCTTCGGTTCCGGCGACACCCACGGCGGCGGGCGCGCTGTGGCAGCGGTGACGTTCGAAGGCGGCACCGTCATGTACAAGCCGCGCTCCCTGCGCATCGATGTGGTGCTTGATGCGTTCCTGGAAGCCGTCTTCCCGAATGATCCATTACGGGTCCGGATTCCACGCGTGCTCGACCGGGGTGCCCACGGTTGGGCTGCCTTTGCCGCGCATCGCTACTGCAACGACGATGCCCAGCTTGCTCGTTACTACCAGGGCCTGGGGCACTGGCTGGCGGTGCTGCGCCTGATCGGCGGCACCGACATCCATCTTGAGAATCTGATTGCGGTGGGCGCGACCCCGGTAGTGATCGACGCCGAAAGCGTGTTCTGCCTGCCGATCGAAATGGCAGCCTCCGGCTACGGCCATGCGCATGATCTGGCCGCCATGCTGATGCGCAACTCGGTGTTACGTACCGGCATTGTGCCGTTCCGCACGTCCGGGCTGGGCATGGACGGCGTGGATCTCTCCGCCGCAGGTGCGCTGCCTGGCGAACAACCCAAGGTGCGGGTGCCGGTGCTCATGGAAGACGCGAACACGCCACCCCGTCTGGGCATGATGGAAACCGACTTCGCTCCGGCGCAGAATCATCCGTCTCCCCGCCCGGACGTCTCCCGGTTCTGGGACGAGATCAGCAGCGGCTTCATGGCCGCCAGTAGCCGCCTTCGCGAGCTCGATCACAGCGGCCGCCTGGACGATCTACTGGCTCCCTTCGCAGGCTGCGAAGTGCGCGAGATCAAGCGCCCCACCATGGCGTATGCCGAGATTGGCCGCATGCTGTGGCATCCGGCGTCGCTGCACAACGAACCGGCAGCGGTCGAGCGCGCGCTCGACCTGCTGGTCCGCAACGCCGCCATCTCACCGGCCGCTTCGGCAGAGCCGGCGGAAGTACTGCAGGAGATCGATGACATGCGCTTCGGTGACATTCCCTTGTTCAGCGCCGTGCTGGATGCGGGACGCATTGCCACAGTGGTCGACAACTGGCGTGCGATGCGCATCGACCTGGAGGAAGTGACCATCCGCAGCACGCTGGTGGCGACCGACCTCAATGAACATGCCATGGTCCGCGCGGAAGCGCGCGATGGCTTTTCCTATGCGGCGAAAGCACCGCATGGCGATGCGCTGGAGGCCCGTCGGCGTCGGCAGGCGGCTGAAGCGGTCAACAATCTGATCCGGCTCTCGGTGCGCGGCAACGACGGTACGATGACCTGGATTACCCCTGAGATCACCCAGACCGGCTGGACCGTGCGGCCGGTGCAGCCCGACGTGTATTTCGGGCTGGGCGGCATTGCCTTCAGTCTGGCGGCGTACCATCAGGAGGTGCAGCAGGGCCGTGCTGACGCCGCGCCCGGTGTGGAGGCCGCGATGAACGGTGCCATCGCCCTCTACCTGCGCATGTGCGCGCTTGATCTGCCCGATGTCGGCGGCGGCCTGGTCGGTGCCGGCTCGCGGGTCTGGACGCTGCTGGCCCTGCATGACCTGCTGGGACGTGCGGATCTGCTGGATGCGGCACGTTCGGCTGCGGCGACGTTGGAGCGCACGGATTTCGCCGAGGTTCCAAAGTACGAAATGCTCGACGGCGTATCCGGTGCGATCGTGCCGCTCATCGGGCTGGCCGAGGCGACTGGCGAGGTGCGCTGGCTGTCGATTGCCGCAACCGCCGCGCGTCGTCTGCAGGCCACCGCCATCGTTGACGCCGGCGGCGCGCGTTGGCCGTCGCCGCAGTTTGATGAACCCATTGGCGGTTTCGGTCACGGTGCGCTGGGCATTGGTTGGGCGCTGGCCCGACTGGCGTTGACCGAGGCCGGGACCGTCGAGGACCGCGCCGCATGGCAAACGCTTGCCGAGGGCGCGTTCGCGTTCCAGGACGCATTGTTTGAACCAGAAACCGGTCGCTGGCACGACCTGCACCTGAAGGACGGCCAGAAGACCTTCCCGACCTGGTGCCATGGCAGCGTCGGTATGGGACTGGCCGCCGCCGACCTCTACGCACGAACCGGGGATCCCGCCTATCTGCGCGATCTACGTCGCGCGGTTGCCGACGCCAACGGCCGTTGGGGCTTCAGCCACACGCTGTGCCATGGCGATCTTTCCACCCGCGAACTGCTGGTCAAGGCGGCGCAACTGGATCCCCAGGGCTGCCCCTACCCGGTGGATACCGCTGCCATGGAGGTGATCTCATCCATCGAGGAGCACCGGGGGATGGTCGGTGGCCTGACCCGTGCCGCGTTTACCCCGGGATTGATGATCGGGCTCGCCGGCGCAGTGTATGGGTTCTGTCGTATGCACCCGGACTGCAACCTGCCTTCGCCGCTGCTTCTGGAACGTGCCGCTTCGGCAAGCACTCTACCTTCCACCGAACGGCTGAAGGCATCCGGGACGGAGCCAGTCCCCGCGTAG
- a CDS encoding GNAT family N-acetyltransferase, with amino-acid sequence MSPAWTNPYGQPIGMPLPGWRARQRPNAISLQGRFCRLEPLDPAVHGQALAEAYALAAEPRDWTYMANGPFDSDAAFFQYLSTAARSDDPRHYAVVDARSGRATGTLALMRQDPANGVIEVGHVMFSPLLQRTPAATEAQHLLMHYVFDVLGYRRYEWKCDSLNAGSRKAAERLGFQFEGIFRQALVYKGRNRDTAWFSVIDSEWPKLDEAFTTWLAADNFSTEGTQVRSLAACRGAAS; translated from the coding sequence ATGTCTCCTGCGTGGACCAACCCGTACGGCCAGCCGATCGGCATGCCCCTGCCCGGCTGGCGCGCGCGCCAGCGCCCGAATGCAATCTCGCTGCAGGGGCGCTTCTGCCGGCTGGAGCCGCTGGACCCGGCCGTACATGGCCAAGCCCTGGCCGAAGCCTACGCACTCGCCGCCGAACCGCGCGACTGGACCTACATGGCGAACGGCCCATTCGACTCTGACGCCGCCTTCTTCCAGTATCTGTCCACAGCCGCACGCAGCGACGACCCACGCCACTACGCCGTGGTCGATGCCCGCAGCGGACGCGCCACCGGCACGCTGGCGCTGATGCGACAGGATCCGGCCAATGGCGTCATCGAAGTCGGCCATGTGATGTTCTCGCCGTTGCTGCAGCGCACGCCGGCCGCAACCGAAGCGCAACACCTGCTGATGCACTACGTATTCGACGTGCTGGGTTATCGCCGTTACGAATGGAAGTGCGACAGCCTCAATGCCGGCTCGCGCAAGGCGGCCGAGCGGCTGGGCTTCCAGTTTGAAGGCATTTTCCGCCAGGCGCTGGTGTACAAAGGCCGCAATCGGGATACCGCGTGGTTCTCGGTAATCGACAGCGAGTGGCCGAAGCTGGATGAAGCGTTTACTACGTGGTTGGCTGCCGACAACTTCAGTACCGAGGGCACACAGGTGCGGTCACTTGCCGCCTGCCGTGGTGCCGCGTCGTAG